The genomic region TCTCGCCGCGGGGCAGCGGCTCGAGGCGCAGGTGCACGTCGCCGAACTGGCCGCGGCCGCCGGTCTGCTTCTTGTAGCGGCCCTGGACCTCGACGGTGCCCTTGATCGTCTCCTTGAAGGCGACCTTGGGCCGCTTGCGCAGGACCTCGACGCCGAACTGCTTGCGGAGCCGCTCGAGGATGACCGCGAGGTGCATCTCGCCCTGGCCCACCATCAGGGTCTGGCTCAGCTCGCCCTCGTGGCGGACCTGGAAGGAGGGGTCCTCCTCCATGAGCTTGTTCAGACCCACGCCCATCTTGTCCTCGTCGCCGGCGTTGGCCGAGGTGATGGCCTCGGCGCTGGTGGGCGCCGGCAGGGCCGGGGCCGGCAGCTGGATCTCGACGCCCGACCCGCAGAGCGTGGCGCCGATGCGGCTGTTCTTGAGCTTGGCGGCGAGCACGATGTCGCCCGCGGCCACGCTGTCCACCTTCTCGCGGCCCTTGCCCACGGCGAAGCTGAGCTGGCCGATGCGCTCGCTGTCGCCGGCGTGCGTGGTCAGGTTGTCGCTGGACGACAGGGTGCCGCTCCAGACGCGCAGCCAGGTCTGGTCGCCGCCCTGGGCCTCCCGCTGGTACTTGAAGGCGTAGACGAGCGTCGGCTTGTCGGGACCGATCGCGACGGTGTGCGGCTCGGCGGTGCCGGGTCGCAGGCCGGTCAGCCCGGTGCGCGCGGCGGGGCTCGGCATCAGCTGGGCGACGGCTTCCAGAAGCGTGACGACGCCGATCTCGCTGTCGGCCGCCGTCACGTACACCGGGAAGACCTGGCCGGAGGCGATGCCCGCGGACAGGCCGCGGACCAGCTCCTCGTCGGAGAGGGTGCCCTCCTCAAGGAACTTCTCGATGAGGGCCTCGTCCGTCTCGGCGGCGGCGTTCATCAGCTCCTCGCGGGCGATCGCGGCCTCGTCGGCCAGCTCGGCGGGGATCGCGATCGCCTGGGCCTTGCCGTCGGCGAAGGTGTAGGCCTTGTTGGCCACCAGGTCGACGACGCCCCGGAAGGCCTCGCCCTCGCCGATAGGCAGCTGGGCGGCGACCACCGTCCCGTCGAGGTGGTCGGCGAACTCCTTCATCGCCTTCTGGAAATCCGCGTGCTCCTTGTTCATGCGGGTCACGACCAGGAACATCGGCGTGCTGCGCTGCCGCAGCGTGCGCCAGAGCGCGTCGCTGGACACCTCCAGGCCGCCGTCGGCCTTCACCCCGAACAGCACGCCCTCGACGACCTCCAGCGCGCCGTACATGTCGCAGCGGAAATCGGCGACGCCCGGCGTGTCGATGATGTTGATCTTGACGCCGCCGACCTCGGTCCAGGCCATGCTGGCGGTCATGGTCTGCTTCTTGTCCAGTTCCTCGTCCGAGTAGTCGAACACGGAAGACTTGTCGTCGACGCTGCCGCGGCGCCCGACCTTGCCGGTGACGTGCAGCATGGCGTCGGCCAGGCTCGTCTTGCCCACGCCGTGGGGAGCAACGAGGGCGATGTTGCGGATCTTGTCGGTGGCGAAGGTCTTCAACGTGATCCTCCCGTCCGGACGGCGAGTAAGGGATGGCGGCGGCCCCGATCGCGGGCCGGAACCGGAACTTCCAGCAGACGCTCAGGATGGCGGCGAACGCGAATGATAACCGCCGCTCACAGGCGTGTCAATGCCGCCAGCTCTTGTCCTGACAGGGAGTTTCCCCTATGTTCAGAGGTGTTCAGAGATGTTCAGGGGCGCGAAAGACCTTGCCGCAGACTGCCGGGGGGATTACCGTAGACCCGCCGCGACGGCCGAGACCAGGCCGCCGTGCGTGTTTGCGGGACACTCCCCGTCGCGGGCGCCCAGCGGTGTCCGCGGGCGGGTCGGACCCGACCGGACGCCTTCCGCCAGAACGTCGAGGTGTGGCATGAGATTGATTCCGAAGTGGCTGCTGCCGGGATTCTTCCTCGCGCTCGTCCCCCTGGCCGCCGTCGCCCAGGAGGACGCGGGCGCGGGCACGGCTGCGAGCCCGGAGCCCGAGAGCGCCATCAAGAAGATCTCGATCTCCGTCGGCGGCGGCTACTATTCCGGCACGACCTTCTTCGAGCTGCCGACCCTCGACCTGCGGGCCCAGGTCGCGCCCGGCTCCAACACCGTGACGCTGTTCAACGGCCAGGAGCTCGACCTCGGCATCCAGCGCCGTCCGAACTGCCTCGACGCCCCCATCAAGAAGATCGTGCCCGGCGAGGCGT from bacterium harbors:
- a CDS encoding elongation factor G, whose translation is MKTFATDKIRNIALVAPHGVGKTSLADAMLHVTGKVGRRGSVDDKSSVFDYSDEELDKKQTMTASMAWTEVGGVKINIIDTPGVADFRCDMYGALEVVEGVLFGVKADGGLEVSSDALWRTLRQRSTPMFLVVTRMNKEHADFQKAMKEFADHLDGTVVAAQLPIGEGEAFRGVVDLVANKAYTFADGKAQAIAIPAELADEAAIAREELMNAAAETDEALIEKFLEEGTLSDEELVRGLSAGIASGQVFPVYVTAADSEIGVVTLLEAVAQLMPSPAARTGLTGLRPGTAEPHTVAIGPDKPTLVYAFKYQREAQGGDQTWLRVWSGTLSSSDNLTTHAGDSERIGQLSFAVGKGREKVDSVAAGDIVLAAKLKNSRIGATLCGSGVEIQLPAPALPAPTSAEAITSANAGDEDKMGVGLNKLMEEDPSFQVRHEGELSQTLMVGQGEMHLAVILERLRKQFGVEVLRKRPKVAFKETIKGTVEVQGRYKKQTGGRGQFGDVHLRLEPLPRGENFEFVDGIVGGVVPGKFIPAVEKGVRETMKRGVMAGYEMVDMRVTLFFGSYHNVDSSENSFKAAARIALQKGVPDAKPALLEPVMQVTIRVPESYLGDIMGDISSRRGQPQGMEAEGPIQVIKAMVPQDEMYQYSTSLRAMTQGTGEFAMTFSHYAEVPGDVARQLIDAYQKSRTEDAD